One Nitrosomonas sp. PY1 DNA window includes the following coding sequences:
- a CDS encoding multidrug efflux RND transporter permease subunit, with product MNSNFFIDRPIFSSVLSIIIVIVGLVSLTNLPISQFPQIVPPMVQIEADYPGASAEVVADTVARPIEVQLPGIDNLLYYESTSTNDGHMTMKLTFEIGTDIDIAQVQTQNRQRLAEPQLPDEVIRQGVTVKKTSPDLLAVVALSSTDPKHDTIYLSNYAILRILDNVKRLPGVGDAMIFGAQNYSMRIILDPIRMAQLNITPTEIAEVVREQNRDFPAGRIGREPTPNGTELTIPVITQGRMQDVKEFESMIIRAYPDGSMVRMQDVAKIELGAQSYDLEGRWNGKPNTFLLTFLSPGANALDTVRRVREEMDRMSTSFPPGVSYDIPYDTTTFIEVSIREVLHTLAEAMFLVILVVFLFLQSWRATLIPAVAVPISLIGTLAGMEALGFSINTLTLFGMVLAIGIVVDDAIVVVENVERHMSEGGLSPKEAAKIAMTEVSGPVIAIVLVLAAVFVPVAFLGGITGQLYKQFAITIALSVAISGFVALTLSPALCAIVLKPSHGPQNRFWQIFNRSFDWMQTRYTGAVGIVIKRSAIFLIIFVLLIALLVGLFRTIPSSFLPEEDQGYFITIVQLPDGASMSRTISVLEKIESFFQSKPAVHSTDTLAGQNFVFTTRGSNQATMFVPLHHWDDRKHEDEKVPGLIASAFQEFAKIPEALILAFNAPSIPGLGTTGGFTAQLQDPSGGDFNEFANVAQEFVAKAMEHPAIAAANTNFRISSPRLFAKVDRERAKALGVPISEVFDTMQAYFGNFYVNDFLKFGRVYRVQTEALPEYRSNPDDISKVYVRARAGSTQTMIPLNTVVTTEFTSGPDPVTHFNGFNSALVLGSAAHGYSSGQALAALEEIANEILVPKGYSIDWSGISLQERKASGEGTFIFIFAMLMVFLLLAALYESWSVPFAVILAIPFGILGALLAIWVLDMSNDVYFQIGLVTLIGLAAKNAILIVEFANQQRAAGASLIDAAMDAARLRFRPIIMTSMAFILGVVPLVVATGAGAASRNSIGTGVFGGMLTATFLAIFFVPLFFVIIGKLTSKRKDATNSTDQHLPQKPEAIEETHKATVTPEKDKD from the coding sequence ATGAACTCCAATTTTTTTATAGATCGTCCGATTTTTTCCTCGGTTTTATCCATTATTATTGTTATTGTCGGTCTGGTCTCCTTGACAAACCTGCCAATTTCGCAGTTCCCACAGATTGTGCCACCCATGGTGCAAATCGAAGCCGACTATCCGGGCGCTAGCGCGGAAGTAGTGGCGGATACGGTGGCACGCCCCATTGAAGTGCAATTGCCGGGTATCGATAATTTGCTATATTACGAATCAACCAGCACGAACGATGGCCATATGACCATGAAGCTTACGTTCGAAATTGGCACTGATATAGATATCGCACAAGTCCAAACTCAGAATCGACAGCGCCTTGCCGAGCCGCAATTACCCGATGAGGTCATACGCCAGGGTGTCACTGTAAAGAAAACCTCACCGGATCTACTAGCAGTAGTTGCATTAAGTTCTACCGATCCCAAGCACGACACCATTTACTTGTCGAATTATGCAATATTGCGCATTCTTGACAACGTCAAACGGCTTCCTGGCGTTGGCGATGCGATGATATTCGGCGCGCAGAATTATTCCATGCGCATCATTCTCGATCCCATCCGCATGGCGCAATTGAATATTACTCCGACTGAGATCGCGGAAGTCGTACGCGAGCAAAACCGTGATTTCCCGGCTGGCAGGATTGGCCGGGAACCAACCCCAAACGGTACCGAATTGACCATTCCGGTAATCACGCAAGGCCGCATGCAGGATGTCAAGGAATTTGAAAGCATGATCATTCGTGCCTACCCGGATGGCTCAATGGTTCGCATGCAGGATGTAGCAAAGATTGAGTTGGGTGCACAATCCTATGATTTGGAAGGACGATGGAATGGAAAACCCAATACATTTCTGTTGACTTTTCTATCACCCGGTGCCAACGCACTCGATACTGTCCGACGGGTACGAGAAGAAATGGACAGAATGTCCACTAGTTTTCCACCAGGCGTTTCTTATGATATTCCCTACGATACGACCACATTTATTGAAGTATCGATACGCGAGGTACTCCACACGCTCGCTGAGGCAATGTTTCTGGTTATTCTGGTAGTCTTCCTGTTTTTGCAAAGCTGGCGCGCAACCTTGATTCCCGCTGTTGCAGTTCCTATTTCATTGATCGGAACACTTGCCGGTATGGAGGCATTGGGATTTTCGATCAATACTTTAACGCTTTTTGGCATGGTTCTGGCTATCGGTATCGTAGTCGACGACGCGATTGTGGTAGTGGAGAACGTCGAGCGACATATGAGCGAAGGTGGTCTTTCACCGAAGGAAGCGGCGAAGATAGCGATGACCGAGGTCAGTGGACCGGTCATCGCTATTGTTTTGGTACTTGCTGCCGTGTTCGTACCGGTTGCCTTTCTGGGTGGAATCACCGGCCAGCTATATAAGCAATTCGCTATTACCATTGCATTATCTGTGGCCATTTCCGGATTCGTTGCACTGACGCTCAGTCCGGCATTATGTGCTATCGTTCTTAAACCAAGCCATGGTCCGCAAAACCGGTTCTGGCAAATATTTAATCGCTCTTTCGATTGGATGCAAACGCGTTATACCGGTGCAGTTGGAATTGTCATAAAACGATCAGCGATCTTTTTGATCATTTTCGTGCTATTGATAGCGCTTCTCGTTGGACTGTTCAGAACGATCCCTAGTAGTTTTCTACCAGAGGAAGATCAGGGTTATTTTATTACTATTGTGCAGTTGCCAGACGGCGCTTCGATGTCTCGCACTATCAGCGTATTGGAAAAGATTGAAAGCTTTTTTCAATCCAAGCCAGCGGTTCATTCAACCGATACTTTGGCAGGACAAAACTTTGTTTTTACCACGCGGGGTTCAAATCAAGCGACAATGTTCGTTCCACTGCATCATTGGGATGACCGAAAACATGAAGATGAGAAAGTACCCGGGCTTATCGCATCTGCTTTCCAGGAATTTGCTAAAATTCCTGAAGCCTTGATTCTTGCTTTCAATGCGCCATCGATCCCCGGCCTGGGCACCACCGGCGGCTTCACCGCACAATTACAGGATCCAAGCGGTGGCGATTTCAACGAATTCGCCAACGTTGCTCAAGAGTTTGTCGCCAAGGCAATGGAACACCCGGCAATTGCAGCTGCCAACACTAATTTTCGTATCAGTTCTCCCAGATTATTCGCAAAAGTGGATCGGGAACGAGCCAAAGCTCTGGGAGTACCTATTTCAGAAGTATTCGATACCATGCAGGCCTACTTCGGTAATTTTTATGTCAACGATTTTTTAAAGTTTGGCCGTGTTTACCGGGTACAAACTGAAGCCCTACCGGAATACCGTTCCAATCCCGACGATATCAGCAAAGTCTATGTACGCGCTCGTGCAGGTTCGACACAAACCATGATTCCTTTGAATACCGTGGTAACAACCGAATTTACCAGTGGTCCAGATCCGGTAACGCATTTCAATGGCTTCAACTCGGCGCTTGTGCTAGGCAGTGCGGCACATGGTTACAGCTCGGGGCAAGCACTTGCGGCACTGGAAGAAATAGCCAATGAAATTCTGGTACCGAAAGGCTATAGTATTGATTGGAGCGGCATATCGCTACAAGAACGCAAAGCAAGCGGAGAAGGTACTTTTATATTCATTTTTGCTATGTTGATGGTATTCCTGCTATTGGCCGCACTTTATGAAAGCTGGTCTGTGCCATTTGCCGTTATTCTTGCAATTCCTTTTGGGATCTTGGGAGCGCTCCTGGCCATTTGGGTGCTAGACATGAGCAATGACGTTTACTTTCAAATTGGCTTGGTAACACTGATTGGGCTGGCTGCAAAGAATGCTATCCTGATCGTTGAATTTGCCAATCAGCAACGAGCCGCAGGAGCATCGTTAATAGATGCGGCTATGGATGCGGCACGATTGCGCTTCCGTCCGATCATCATGACTTCCATGGCTTTTATTTTAGGAGTAGTACCACTTGTCGTAGCAACCGGTGCTGGTGCGGCAAGCCGCAATTCGATTGGTACAGGTGTTTTTGGAGGCATGTTGACTGCCACTTTCTTAGCAATCTTCTTTGTGCCGCTATTTTTCGTTATCATTGGTAAACTGACATCGAAACGCAAGGACGCTACCAATAGCACCGATCAACACTTACCTCAAAAGCCGGAAGCTATAGAGGAAACTCATAAAGCTACAGTTACCCCTGAGAAGGATAAAGATTGA
- a CDS encoding phosphomannomutase/phosphoglucomutase encodes MNQIPQEIFKAYDIRGIVGKTITVENVEKIGQAIGSEARARKLSTVAIGRDGRLSGQELSQALARGIQKSGVDVIDVGMVATPMLYYAAHELCQYSGVMVTGSHNPPEYNGFKIVLGGTTLSADTIQALRIRIENNDLTQGSGQYSEHSIAKVYAERIRSTIKLARPMKVVVDCGNGVTGAFAPELYRALGCEVIELFCEVDGTFPNHHPDPSVPKNLQDVIQKLKSSDAEIGLAFDGDGDRLGVVTKQGRIINPDRQLMLFAADVLSRNPGGEIIFDVKCTRNLAPWIRKHGGIPTMWKTGHSFIKAKLNESEALLAGEMSGHLFFKERWYGFDDGLYAGARLLELLSRESDMNTVLNNLPDSINTPELQVHTAEGENYSLIAELQKKAVFNSPQQVVTIDGLRVEYSDGFGLARASNTTPVMVLRFEADSEAALKRIQEDFRNNIKKVKPDVQLPF; translated from the coding sequence ATGAATCAGATTCCGCAAGAAATATTTAAAGCCTATGATATCCGGGGTATTGTTGGAAAAACAATCACTGTAGAAAATGTTGAGAAGATCGGTCAGGCCATTGGTTCTGAGGCACGTGCTAGAAAACTGTCGACTGTTGCCATAGGTCGCGATGGAAGATTATCCGGTCAAGAACTATCGCAAGCACTGGCCCGAGGTATCCAGAAAAGTGGCGTTGATGTTATCGATGTCGGTATGGTAGCAACGCCGATGCTATATTACGCTGCGCATGAGTTATGCCAGTACTCGGGGGTTATGGTGACTGGCAGTCACAATCCACCCGAATATAATGGTTTTAAAATTGTTCTTGGCGGTACCACTTTATCGGCCGATACAATTCAGGCGTTGCGCATTCGTATTGAAAACAACGACCTTACACAAGGTAGCGGACAATATTCTGAGCATAGCATTGCCAAAGTTTATGCTGAGCGAATCAGGAGCACTATCAAATTAGCTCGCCCAATGAAAGTTGTGGTTGATTGCGGTAATGGCGTAACAGGTGCATTTGCTCCTGAGCTCTATCGTGCATTGGGTTGCGAGGTCATAGAATTATTTTGTGAAGTCGATGGTACTTTCCCCAATCATCATCCCGATCCATCGGTGCCTAAAAATTTACAAGATGTTATTCAAAAATTAAAGTCATCGGATGCTGAAATTGGTCTTGCTTTTGACGGTGATGGCGATCGTTTGGGTGTGGTAACTAAGCAAGGACGCATTATTAATCCAGATCGCCAGTTGATGCTTTTCGCCGCGGATGTTTTATCTAGAAATCCGGGTGGGGAAATTATTTTCGATGTCAAATGTACACGTAATTTGGCGCCATGGATTAGAAAACATGGCGGCATTCCTACAATGTGGAAAACCGGACATTCCTTTATCAAAGCAAAATTAAATGAATCGGAAGCACTTCTGGCCGGTGAGATGAGTGGTCATTTGTTTTTTAAAGAGCGTTGGTATGGTTTTGATGATGGATTATATGCAGGTGCACGATTGCTGGAGCTTTTAAGCCGGGAATCGGATATGAATACTGTTCTGAACAATCTACCTGATAGCATTAACACACCGGAGTTACAAGTGCATACTGCTGAAGGTGAAAATTATTCATTGATTGCTGAATTACAAAAGAAAGCAGTGTTTAATAGTCCGCAACAAGTTGTGACTATTGATGGACTGCGAGTTGAATATAGCGATGGTTTCGGTCTTGCTCGAGCATCGAATACAACACCGGTTATGGTTTTGCGGTTCGAAGCTGATAGTGAGGCGGCTTTAAAAAGAATTCAAGAAGACTTCCGTAACAACATCAAGAAAGTAAAACCAGACGTGCAGTTGCCATTTTAA
- a CDS encoding NAD+ synthase: protein MHIAIAQINPIVGDISGNAEKILRAVRQAKLKGAKLVITPELALCGYPPKDLLLRDDFYQSCYQTLQMITQEIDDITLVIGHPHHDGCKLYNSASVICSGKITHTYHKRFLSKPPFFNEFYYFDEGLEPCFLNFNGLKCCIEIGADALLHSDPRKYTHADVDILLFLNASPYFIDKQVTRYQDTQHYIKYTGVSVIHVNLVGGQDGLVFDGASFVMNAAGELVHQCKELIDTIDYIEIQNRQPVKNHTLAISLPPIASVYQALCLGVRDYVHKNNFSGVLIGLSGGVDSALVLAIAVDALGAERVKTVMMPTQYTADMSLADAREMADRLGVLHSECNIQPLFDLYLSKMVSDFAISSELLNTSTMPENLQARIRGTVLMALSNHSGSVVLTTSNKSEFAVGYCTLYGDMAGGLAVLKDVTKTLVYQLCHYRNKINPIIPERILQRAPSAELRLNQTDQDTLPPYEILDTVIEAYVEKNYSRNEIIALQFDPEIVDKIIHLIHLNEYKRHQAPIGIRVTCCDFDHAWHYPITSHYKS, encoded by the coding sequence ATGCATATTGCGATAGCGCAAATCAATCCGATTGTTGGTGATATTTCCGGCAACGCAGAGAAAATTTTACGAGCCGTGCGACAAGCGAAGCTTAAAGGTGCGAAGCTTGTTATAACGCCCGAACTTGCATTGTGTGGGTATCCGCCTAAAGATCTATTGTTGCGCGACGATTTTTATCAATCGTGTTACCAAACCCTACAAATGATCACGCAGGAGATTGATGACATAACGCTCGTGATAGGTCATCCACACCATGACGGCTGTAAGCTATATAACTCGGCTTCAGTCATTTGTTCAGGCAAGATTACGCATACATACCACAAAAGATTTCTGAGTAAACCACCGTTCTTTAATGAGTTTTATTATTTTGATGAAGGTTTGGAGCCTTGCTTTTTAAACTTCAATGGACTCAAGTGCTGTATTGAAATTGGCGCGGATGCGTTACTACATTCCGATCCGAGAAAATATACACACGCTGACGTCGATATCTTGTTGTTTCTGAATGCTTCCCCGTATTTCATCGACAAGCAAGTAACACGATATCAGGATACGCAACACTATATCAAGTATACGGGTGTTAGTGTCATTCATGTTAATCTGGTTGGCGGACAAGACGGTTTGGTGTTTGACGGAGCTTCCTTTGTTATGAATGCTGCGGGTGAGTTAGTTCATCAATGTAAGGAACTGATAGATACGATTGATTATATTGAGATTCAAAATCGCCAGCCGGTAAAAAATCATACGCTCGCAATTTCATTGCCTCCGATAGCCAGTGTTTATCAGGCATTATGTCTAGGTGTCAGGGATTATGTTCATAAGAATAATTTTTCGGGTGTTTTGATAGGATTGTCGGGAGGCGTAGATTCTGCGCTGGTACTAGCAATCGCTGTAGATGCATTGGGTGCGGAGCGAGTAAAAACCGTGATGATGCCCACGCAATATACGGCTGACATGAGCTTAGCAGATGCGCGAGAGATGGCCGATCGATTGGGGGTTTTGCATTCGGAATGTAATATTCAACCGCTGTTTGATTTGTATTTGTCGAAGATGGTCAGTGACTTTGCAATTTCATCCGAATTATTGAATACTTCGACGATGCCGGAGAATTTACAAGCACGCATTCGTGGCACCGTATTAATGGCACTTTCTAATCATAGTGGTTCGGTTGTATTAACAACCAGCAATAAATCTGAGTTTGCTGTGGGTTATTGCACTTTGTACGGCGATATGGCAGGTGGTTTGGCAGTACTTAAAGATGTTACCAAAACATTGGTTTATCAGCTTTGTCATTATCGTAATAAAATCAATCCGATTATTCCAGAGCGAATCCTACAGCGGGCACCTTCTGCTGAGTTACGGCTTAATCAAACCGATCAAGATACCTTGCCACCGTATGAAATTCTCGATACTGTTATTGAAGCGTATGTTGAGAAGAATTACTCACGTAATGAAATTATAGCGCTGCAATTTGATCCGGAAATCGTAGATAAGATAATTCACTTGATTCATCTTAACGAATACAAACGACATCAAGCTCCAATAGGGATACGTGTTACATGCTGCGATTTTGATCACGCATGGCACTATCCCATTACCTCTCATTACAAGTCTTAA